The window ATCTCCTTCGGATAACATATAACCAATAAAAACTTTTATCTAACCCCGAATTTGTATAAAAAGACTTTGTATAAAAAAACTGTGATATACGTTGCATAAAATAATGTTGGTCAACTTGTACTTTGATATAGAAATAGAAAATTATTCTAGATTCAAACATATACACGTAATAATCTTTTTGGGTGAAAATGTTAAGAATATAATATGGACCGTTATTTAGTCAAAAAGTTTTTTCGTTTTTGATAAATTTCTTTGCTGTAATATGAAAGTTGTTTATTGACATCTATATTccttttgaataaaaaaattagaccaATACGTATGTCCAGAAAATAGTAATGTTTTTGTGTTGAAACAAATCAATGAAAAAACTTCTGTTCTCATATACCGAAGAAATAAATGATAACAACTTTATATGTGATACGTATATATGTGATACAAATGTAGACAAAGCTAAGGTAATTACAGGGACTATAtgaatatttagttaaattataATGTTTTGATCAATGGCATGTTgtgtaattatttttgttactaaAAGTTTTTAAATAGAATATGTGAGAGAGCTTATGGAGTTGTCACGTAAGAAGGATATGTGATTTACGTTACATTGTTTGTTATCTAGAGAAAGCATGCCAGCGAAACTTATGATTTTTCAAGGATATATATGGCATTTTTATCATCAAGATATGACATGTTATAGAGTATGTTATATAATAATGATTGTAACTAAAATATTTGGATGGATATTGTTGGACTTGTATGTAACGTGTTGAACATTGTATAAAACATTATCGTAGTTCCAGAAGCCTTTGCCCAAAGTACTTCAGAAAACAGAGGCTTACTAACATCCCCCCTCCCCCCTCCTTCATATACATATGCCCATCCCTCCCTCTCATTTTTCacaaattatttacaaatttcATCGTAAAATGTCAGTGGAATCTGTTATAATTTAGAATCTTAAAAGGGCTATGTATACGCAGGGTGCAAACGCAGAGGGCAATCTCTGGTTGTCAGCGTGACATAAGCTGACCTCATCATCGACTGGCCTGAACGGACCCGCCTTCGCAATTAAAAACCTTCTCGGACTCTCTCAAGCCAAAAGCACGCAAATGAGGATGGTGTCCTTGCAGTGgcggatatataaataatttctgTAGGGGTCATGAAAAACAAGTTTGATACATCAACTTATAGTATCTATCCGtagatggaaaaaaaataagaaggcATTTACAAGATTGAACACAAATTTACTAGGTAGTTTTTATCTTGATTTTTCACCAAATTTAAActagaaataaaatatagacTAATTTCACAGGGGTTACATGACTCACGTAAGCCTTCATTACATCCGCCACTGTGGCCTTGGATAGATACAACACCAAAAAGAATACGTCGTTTAAACCTAACCTAACAAGCAAATTAGAGAATTAATGGGCGACTTAATTTAGGTTGGTTAATGTCTGTAGTAAAAAATTACCACGTCCACGTTACTTTGTTTGAGTGCCTGATTACGCTATAATTtcttaaaacgaattaaaaatgGAGCTGTTGTTTTAGTAAAGTAGTCCTTTTCAATTTGCATATACAATGATTtctagtaaaaaaaatatgtttgaagAGTTTTCACTTTACAGATCAAAGATACAAAAAAGGTGAGGAGGTAGATACCGactagaaataataataattgagagacaagaaaaatatagtaatgaatattaaaaagaaaatactaTAGATTTTATGAAAATGCCGTCAAAAGTAGGAAGCAGGTTGAGTATGGTTTACgccaaaaacaataataaagaaAAGGAGTTGTTCGTATCGTCTTCTACCTTATAAAAACACACCATCCTTGTTTCCCTCTACCTACACcgcactctcttcttcttcttcccgtCTATCTCCTCTGTTTGTATCCATGGATAAGACCAATCTCGCTAAGAATGGTGTTTTGAGACTGCCACCTGGTTTCAGGTTTCATCCCACTGACGAAGAACTTGTGGTTCAGTATCTCAAGAGAAAAGTCTTTTCTTCCCCATTACCATCTTCCATCATTCCTGATGTCGATGTTTGCAAAGCTGATCCTTGGCACTTACCTGGTTGGTTTTCTGCTTTTCTGCTGTAATTCATTAATTAGTGTCCATTTATTTTTCGAACCAGCGACCTTAGACTCATGTAAAACATTCACAGCCTCTAAACTTTAAAGACCTATTATACATATGTTGAGTGGTCTTcaatttatcaaaaatttaattCTAATTTTAATTAGGATTAACATAAGTACATTTACGGCTGTTTAAATCTCAAATACAAGCTTTAGAATTATGAAATCATCTTCTCTTTTTCTATATACAGGAAACTTAGAAAAGGAGAGGTACTTCTTTAGCACAAGGGAAGCCAAGTACCCAAATGGGAACCGGTCCAATAGAGCAACTGAGTCCGGTTATTGGAAAGCTACTGGTATTGATAAACGGGTTGTGACCTCTAGAGGAAACCAAATCGTTGGTTTAAAGAAAACTCTTGTCTTCTACAAAGGCAAACCACCTCATGGCTCAAGAACCGATTGGATCATGCACGAATATCGGCTCTCTTCCTCTCCTCCGGTACAAATTTATTTCTCTCAGTTTCCCGGTTTAGTCTCCGGTTATCTCCACACCATGTCGCTTCACTAAACTTATAGATTCCCTTTTCTCTTCAGAGTTCTATAGGCCCCACTCAGAACTGGGTTCTTTGTCGTATTTTCCTTAAGAAGAGAGCCGGTGACAAGAACGAAGACGAGGGAGATAACCGGAATCTTAGATATAATAATGACCAACTTGAAACAATTACGACAAACCAAACCGAAGATAAAACCAAACCAATCTTCTTCGACTTCATGAGAAAAGAAAGGACTACGGATTTGAACCTTTTGCCGAGCTCTC of the Brassica rapa cultivar Chiifu-401-42 chromosome A03, CAAS_Brap_v3.01, whole genome shotgun sequence genome contains:
- the LOC103856005 gene encoding NAC domain-containing protein 83 isoform X1, whose translation is MDKTNLAKNGVLRLPPGFRFHPTDEELVVQYLKRKVFSSPLPSSIIPDVDVCKADPWHLPGNLEKERYFFSTREAKYPNGNRSNRATESGYWKATGIDKRVVTSRGNQIVGLKKTLVFYKGKPPHGSRTDWIMHEYRLSSSPPIPFSLQSSIGPTQNWVLCRIFLKKRAGDKNEDEGDNRNLRYNNDQLETITTNQTEDKTKPIFFDFMRKERTTDLNLLPSSPSSGHASSGVTTEIFSSDEETSSCNSLRRNL
- the LOC103856005 gene encoding NAC domain-containing protein 83 isoform X2 translates to MDKTNLAKNGVLRLPPGFRFHPTDEELVVQYLKRKVFSSPLPSSIIPDVDVCKADPWHLPGNLEKERYFFSTREAKYPNGNRSNRATESGYWKATGIDKRVVTSRGNQIVGLKKTLVFYKGKPPHGSRTDWIMHEYRLSSSPPSSIGPTQNWVLCRIFLKKRAGDKNEDEGDNRNLRYNNDQLETITTNQTEDKTKPIFFDFMRKERTTDLNLLPSSPSSGHASSGVTTEIFSSDEETSSCNSLRRNL